GTCGCCTTGCGTGAGCGAACCCGCCGCCCGATCACGGAACGGACATCGGCCTCGCCCGCGTCCCACGCGTCCTGGCTGAGCTTCGGGGTCAGGCGGGCCAGCCGGCCCAGCTTGCGCTCGAGGGGAGCGACCGTCTGCGTGCAGCGCACCGCATCGCTGGCGACGATGCGGCGAACGCCGAACGCGCGCAGCGGGCCGACGATCGCCTTCGCCTGCCGCAGGCCCTTGTCGGTCAGCGGGCGAGCGGCGTCCGCCTCGTGCCAGTCCGATCGCGCGACCGCCTTGGCGTGCCGCAGGGCGATGATGGGGAAGGTGTGCAGCACGCCGTCGTCGACGAGCCGGATGAAGTTGTCGAGGATCTCGACATCGACCGGGTAGCTGAGGTGCTTGCGCGCCTTCTTCACGCTCACCCATTCGACGCCGGAGATCTCGCCGTTCGGCACGAATGACGACGCGCGGATCGCGTCGTCGGTCGCCTCGGCCGCCCAGTAGTGCACGACCTTCTGCCGCTTCGGGCGCATCCAGTACCTGCTGACCCCGACGGGCACTCCGAGCGAGACCTGGATGCCGGTCTCCTCGCGCACCTCGCGCACCGCGGTCTCGGCGAGCATCTCGCCGGGATCGACCTTGCCCTTCGGCAGCGTCACGTCGCGGTACTTCGTGCGATGGATCAGCAGCACCTTCAGCTTGTCGTCGACCATCCGCCAGACGATCGCGCCGGCCGCGTAGACCGCCGAATCGCTCATCGGATCGCGCGCTTGCTGCGTCGCCGACGGCCCTGCACGCTGGCCATCGTCAGATCCTGCAGATCGACCAGGGGCTTGCCCTCGGCCTCGGCGACGCGCTTCCATTCACCGCCCGCGCCCAGATGCCAGGAGTTGGTCTGCGGATCCATCGCCAGGTCGAACAGGTCGTGCAGCTCCTGCAGGTGAGCGGGGTCGCGCAGTCGCACCAGCGCCTCGACACGGCGGTCGAGGTTGCGGTGCATCATGTCGGCGCTGCCGATGTAGACGATCGGGTCGCCGTCGTTCTCGAACATGAACAGCCGCGAGTGCTCCAGGTAGCGCCCGAGGATGCTGCGCACGGTGATGTTGTCGCTGACGCCCGGCAGGTCGACTCTCAGGCTGCAGATGCCGCGCACCCAGACCTCGACCTCCACGCCGGCCATGCTGGCGCGGTAGAGACCGTCGATGATCTCCTCGTCGACCATCGAGTTGACCTTGATCCGGATGCGGGCGGGCTTGCCCGCCTCGGCGTTCGCCCGCTCCGCGTCGATGTGCCGCAGCAGTCCCTTGCGCAGATGGCGGGGTGCGACGAGCAGGTGCTTGAACTTCTTCTCGATCGCATAGCCGCTGAGCTCGTTGAACAGCCGGGTGAGGTCCTTGCCGACCTGCGGGTCTGCGGTGAACAGGCCGAAGTCCTCGTAGATCCGGCTGGTCTTCGGGTTGTAGTTCCCCGTGCCGATGTGGGAGTAGTGGCGCAGCACGCCCTCCTCCTCGCGAATGATCAGCGCGAGCTTGCAGTGCGTCTTCAGCCCGACCAGGCCGTACACGACGTGCACGCCGGCCTTCTCGAGCTTGCGCGCCCAGACGATGTTGTTCGCCTCGTCGAAGCGCGCCTTCACCTCGACGAGGGCGAGCACCTGCTTGCCTGATTCCGCCGCGTCGATCAGCGCCTGCACGATCGGGCTGTCGCCGGAGGTGCGGTACAGCGTCTGCTTGATGGCGAGCACATGCGGGTCGCGGGCCGCCTGCTCGAGGAACGCCTGCACGCTCGTCGCGAAGGATTCGTAGGGGTGGTGCACGAGCACGTCGGCCTTGCGGATGGCGCGGAAGATGTCGGAGCGCTCGTTGCTGTCACCCGGCTGGAAAGCCACGGCGGTGGTGGGCAGGTGCGGCGGATAGCGCAGATCAGGGCGATCCAGACGGCCCAGATCGAACAGCCCGCGAAGATCGAGCGGGCCGGGCAGCCGGTAGACCTCCTGGTCGGTGATGTCGAGCTCTCTGATCAGCAGCTCGAGGGTCACCTCGTCCATGTCGTCGGTGATCTCGAGGCGGATCGGGGGGCCGAACCGACGCCGCAACAGCTCGGCCTCGAGCGCCTGGATGAGGTTCTCGCTCTCATCCTCCTCGATCTCGACGTCCTCGTTGCGGGTGAGTCGGAACGCGTGGTGGTCGAGCACCTCCATACCGGGGAAGAGATCGCCGAGGTGGTTCGCGATGAGCTCTTCGAGACGGATGAAGCGGGTGATCGGGCTGGTGCCCGGCACCTCCACGAAACGCGGGAGCATGGTCGGCACCTTGAGGCGGGCGAAGTCCTGCCGGCCCGTGCGGGCGTTGCGGATGCGGATCGCGAGGTTCAGCGACAGACCCGAGATGTAGGGGAACGGGTGCGCGGGGTCGACGGCGAGAGGCATGAGCACCGGGAAGACCTGAGCCTGGAAGTACTCCCCGAGCGCACCGCGCTCGGCGTCGGTGAGGTCGTCCCACTCGGTGATCTCGATCCCGGCGTCCGCGAGAGCCGGGCGCACGAGATCGTTCCATGCGGCCGCGTGACGCAGCTGAAGAGCGTGCGCATCGTGCGAGATGTCGGCGAGCACGTCGCTCGGCGAACGGCCGACGTTGGTTGGCACGGCGAGGCCGGTGAGGATGCGGCGCTTGAGGCCGGCCACCCTGACCATGAAGAACTCGTCGAGATTGCTGGCGAAGATCGCGAGGAAGTTCGCCCGCTCGAGCTCCGGCAGGGATGGATCCTCGGCCAGTTCGAGCACGCGCTGGTTGAAGGCCAGCCAGCTCAGCTCGCGGTCGTGGTAGCGGTGGTCGGGCAGCACCGCGTCCGGAGCCTCGTGGGCATCGAAGTCGTCGTCTTCGGCATCCCCGAGACCGGTGTCGACAAGGGCGGGTTCCATCATGGGGTACATCCTTGCATCCACCGGTGACGGATGCGTGAACTCAGTCCGCCACCGCCGCAGGCTCGTCATGCAGATTGAACCGGTAGCCGACGTTGCGCACGGTCCCGATGACCTGCTCGGCGTCGCCGAGCTTGGCGCGCAGACGCCGCACGTGCACGTCGACGGTGCGCGTACCGCCGAAGTAGTCGTATCCCCACACGTCGCTCAGCAGCTGCTCGC
The window above is part of the Microbacterium sp. nov. GSS16 genome. Proteins encoded here:
- a CDS encoding NUDIX hydrolase; its protein translation is MSDSAVYAAGAIVWRMVDDKLKVLLIHRTKYRDVTLPKGKVDPGEMLAETAVREVREETGIQVSLGVPVGVSRYWMRPKRQKVVHYWAAEATDDAIRASSFVPNGEISGVEWVSVKKARKHLSYPVDVEILDNFIRLVDDGVLHTFPIIALRHAKAVARSDWHEADAARPLTDKGLRQAKAIVGPLRAFGVRRIVASDAVRCTQTVAPLERKLGRLARLTPKLSQDAWDAGEADVRSVIGRRVRSRKATVLCSHGPVLPGILSELALATGTVPGSYIDSASALNVAAFSVVHLSATNPGSGIISIETHEPKV
- a CDS encoding RNA degradosome polyphosphate kinase, with amino-acid sequence MMEPALVDTGLGDAEDDDFDAHEAPDAVLPDHRYHDRELSWLAFNQRVLELAEDPSLPELERANFLAIFASNLDEFFMVRVAGLKRRILTGLAVPTNVGRSPSDVLADISHDAHALQLRHAAAWNDLVRPALADAGIEITEWDDLTDAERGALGEYFQAQVFPVLMPLAVDPAHPFPYISGLSLNLAIRIRNARTGRQDFARLKVPTMLPRFVEVPGTSPITRFIRLEELIANHLGDLFPGMEVLDHHAFRLTRNEDVEIEEDESENLIQALEAELLRRRFGPPIRLEITDDMDEVTLELLIRELDITDQEVYRLPGPLDLRGLFDLGRLDRPDLRYPPHLPTTAVAFQPGDSNERSDIFRAIRKADVLVHHPYESFATSVQAFLEQAARDPHVLAIKQTLYRTSGDSPIVQALIDAAESGKQVLALVEVKARFDEANNIVWARKLEKAGVHVVYGLVGLKTHCKLALIIREEEGVLRHYSHIGTGNYNPKTSRIYEDFGLFTADPQVGKDLTRLFNELSGYAIEKKFKHLLVAPRHLRKGLLRHIDAERANAEAGKPARIRIKVNSMVDEEIIDGLYRASMAGVEVEVWVRGICSLRVDLPGVSDNITVRSILGRYLEHSRLFMFENDGDPIVYIGSADMMHRNLDRRVEALVRLRDPAHLQELHDLFDLAMDPQTNSWHLGAGGEWKRVAEAEGKPLVDLQDLTMASVQGRRRRSKRAIR